Sequence from the Flavobacterium sp. J372 genome:
GTGATTAATTAAAGTGACCGCTATGATTTTATTTGACCAGACTGATATATTTACAACAGGGACGGCTGGCAGGAAAATATTTGACCTGCCGGACCTGGAACTCATGCAATATGATGGATTTATCCCAAAAGCGCATGCTGACAGCTATTATACTATACTGCTCAGCAATACCCCCTGGCAGGAATACCAGATGCCGATGTATGACAAAATGGTTACGGCTCCCCGGATGATCGCATGGTATGGCGAGCAGGAAGAAGCCGGCGAAACTGCCTTGCCATGGACACCTGAGCTGTTGGAACTTCGGGATCAGGTCCAGCAGGAAACAGGGCTTAGGTTCAATGCAGTGCTGCTGAACCTGTATCGTAACGGCAATGATAGTGTCGCCTGGCATTCGGATAGGGAGCATAAGATCGGCAAAAATCCTAACATAGCCTCAGTGACATTTGGCCAGACCAGGCCTTTCAGGTTCCGGCACAAGAACAACAAAGAGGTTGGGCAATTAGAGATCCCGCTGCATCACGGGACTTTATTGCTGATGTCAGGCACGACCAATACTTTTTGGGAGCATCATATCCCTAAGTCGGCAAAAAACATGCTGCCAAGGATTAATTTAACTTTCAGGCAGGTAAGAAACAATGGAAATTCGAACGGCCTGAAATAGGAATGCTTATATTTGGGTATCTAAAATATTGGGATTAAAAGTAGGTTTTGCTCTTTTATCACATTGGGCCTTCGGGGTGGCGTTCTCTGGCGTGTTAATTCACTCCCTGTTAGAAATGATTGTTGAACACATAAAACGAAGAATTATGGAAAAAGGACTGAACACAAAACGTGGAATTTTAACTTTAATCAAAAAAATCTTAGGTGGGGCCCTTTCGGGAAGCACGCTGTGGAGCGCCACCCCAAGATAGCTGAGTGTGATGGAGATAAAAGCATGCTTACTTCCCGATTTGAGGGCCCGGGGGTTCGATTCCCCCGCTTCCTGCCTCGCTACTGAACAATTTGAGCAATATTGATTGATTTTACTATGAATCCTGAAGAGGTTAAAAGATATTTTGAAAAGAACCCTCCCCCGCAGGAAGTTGCCTGGAAACCATGGGTAAGGATTACCGATACGCAGAAATTTCTGAACAGCTGCTATGTAACTATTGGCGGGTTTAAAGGAAATATTGAGGCCTGCCCTTCATGGTGGCACCTTAAAGAGTTTTATCAGGATATGCTGGAAAAATCCAGGCAATAATCTACCGTGATGTAATTACCGTTCCACAGCTATCTGAAATGAACAATCACAACCGCAGGATAAGATTAACATTACTGCCCTATTGGTCGCGTTTCTCAAACCTTAAATAGCTTATTGCGAAACTGTTCTAGCCCATACCAGGGATAAATAATCCGGGCTGCATTTGGTTAATTATTCCAATTTTACTTTCTTGCTGTGAAATTTACCTTACCAGTACGATGTCCACAAAGCGTAACAATAGTTTTTTGTCTGTAATATATATTATACTGTTGTGTCTGTCATTTTTTGGCATTTGGCTACTATACAAAAAATATATACTCCAAAAAAAACAAAGACAACTCCTAATATCCTATAAGGAAAAAATCAGCGAGGCTAATCACTATGGTAACAACCTTTTGGGCTTTCAAAAATATTTTGCCCGGTGGGATGAGCAACAGTATGCCCAAAAATTCAAAGACTTGCGTAAAGTAATCAAGCCGGGGTACGAAAATTTAGGATTAGATGAACAATATATAGCAGCCATTGAAAAATTCACCTGCACTTTCGATGAAATTAGTGAAATTCGAAAGGCATACAATGACGAGTTTGTAATAAAGGACAAAAAAGCATATCAACATTTGTTTGACAGCCTCGAAGAATATCCTCTATCAGCAGATCAGATAGAGGCTGTCATCCGTGACGAAGACAATAACCTTGTGTTAGCTGGCGCTGGTACCGGTAAGACAACAACCATATCAGCAAAAGTAGCTTACATCCTTGAAAAGAAACTGGCCTCACCCCAGGAGCTCCTGATCATCTCCTTTACCAATAATGCCGTGGAGGAAATGCGCGAAAGATGTAGGAAGTTTTGCAAGCATATCCCAGGGGCTGAAGATCTTGACGTAAGGACATTCAACAGTTTTGGATACCTGGTCAACCGACAATGTTCAAAACAGGAACTTCACCTTGCTTTTGGAGGTAAAGAGGACGCCGCAAAAGCATTCCTACAGGAAAATTTTGATAAACTATTTCTCGAAGATGCAGATTTTCAGCGAAAGGCCACCAACTTTATCGCCTTTTTTAACAGACCGGATCGTGATGAATTCAAATTTGAAACAAAAGACGATTTCATAAAGCACGAGCAAAGCTTCAAAAATGAGACACTTGATGGAAAGAAAGTCAATAGTAAAGAGGAAATGGAGATCGGAAATTTCTTTTGTTTATTCGGAATCAACTATGAATATGAGAAGCATTATCCATTAGAACCTGATGATCGTAACGCTGATTACAGCAGTTATCATCCGGATTTTTTCCTGACCGATTACAATATTTGGCACGAGCACTTTGGTGTGGACCGTGAAGGCAATGTACCCAATTGGTTTAAAACCAAGTCTCCATACCCCACGGCTAAGGAGTATTATCAGGCAGGAATGAACTGGAAGAGGGGCATCCATGCCAAATACGGAACATCCCTCATCGAATCGTACTCCTTTGAAAATGCGGAAGGCAGCCTAATCTCCAATTTAAAGCAAAAATTAGTGCAGCACGGAGTGATTCTTGAACCCCGAAAACCGGAAGATATTCTGCCCTTGATAAAGAAATCGGCATATTATGAGGACTTCATAAACCTTTTCTATACTTTCCTCGGGCTAATGAAGTCAAACGCGAAAGCACCAGATGACATTATCGCTAAAAGCCGTGACCGCAGGCTAAAAATATTTATGGATGTGTTCAAGCCGGTTTACCATCATTACGAAACGCAGTTACGTAACCGATCACATGTAGATTTCAACGATATGATTAATCATGCAGCGGACTATATAGCCACTGGGAATTACAGTAAGCCTTATAAGTACATTCTGGTTGACGAGTTTCAGGATATGTCCCTTGGAAGGTACGAACTTTTAAAAAGCTTAAAAAAGCAAAATCCCGGACTCAAACTATATGCCGTTGGTGATGACTGGCAGTCCATTTTTCGTTTTACTGGCAGCGATATTTCCATCATTACCGAGTTCGAGAAACATTTTGGATTTACCAGTACAACGGCTATATTTCGTACGTACCGCTTCAACGATGAGATTTTAGAGCTTTCCAGCAGCTTCATCCAGAAAAATCCATCGCAAATACGCAAAACCCTGATTTCGGAACGTGAGGCGGAAGAAAAGAGTTTTGCTTTCATCGGGTCGGAAATTACTGGTAACCGCGACGCTCACCAGGAAGCAAAAGAGCTGGCCATACGCTCCGTACTTCAGGAAATCAGCACTTTAAAAAAAGATGCAAAGGTTTTTCTGATTGGGCGCTACCATCATAACATACCGGCGGGATTCAAAGCACTGGTAAAAGACTATCAAGCGCTAAAAATTGAATATTACACGAGCCATGGTGTTAAGGGGATGACTTGTGACTACGCTGTCGTACTGGATGTAAATTCCGGCATTCTCGGCTTCCCTTCAGAAATGGCCGATGATCCATTATTGGGCTTTTTGCTCCATGAGGGGGACAGCTTCGAAAATGCAGAGGAACGCCGAGTATTTTATGTAGCGATCACCCGTGCCAGGCATAAGAATTTCCTCTTATACAATGTGCTTAACCCCAGCAAATTTCTTATTGAGATTATGGGGGAAACGGATGCCCCAGGCTCAATGGCAGGCAAATGCCCGGACTGTTCAGGCCAACTGGTCGAACGTAAAGGCCCCTATAGCGCATTTATAGGATGCTCAAATTATCCCCAATGCGATTTTAGGACGAGGAGTACAATTGCAACCAACAATGCTTAACCTGTAGCCGCACACTGTTCAGCGGCTGCATTACCATATTTTATTATGAAACCAATCGATATTATCGGATTAAAGAACTTCAGGATTTTTGATTTCACAACCGGCTTTTTAGGCGAATTATCATCAATTAATATTTTGACCGGCGCCAATAATTCCGGAAAGAGCTCTATTATAAAAGCCTTGCAAATGCTCAAAAACAGCAGCAAACAAAATCAATTTCCATTACAGCTGGATTTAAATCAGCAGGAACACTTTTAGGCGATTTCAATAATGTCCTGTTTGATAACAAATATCGGGACCTTACGGTTTCGCTTCCTTTCACTTTCCTGGGGATGAAAAATATTTATGTCGCTCTGAAATATGAAGTCCCTGCTTCCAAAAACACTTTTACGGCAAGCCTAAGGGCAATACAGGTCGTGGATAAATCTGATCAAAGTATTGTATTCTCCTTTACCTACAGGGATGCCACAGACCAGGAAAAACAAGATCATAGGGCTATTTTCGATGCTGAGATGACCGAGTATGAAGCACAGAAAGGAGAGACTACTGACTTGATGACCGCATTCATCAATGGTAATAGCCGTTGGCTCATACCTCCCCATCAAAATCCACTGGAAGGCTATATTGAGTGGTCTATGAACCTTGAAAAGCTAAAATCCTATTTGTCGAAACTCAGAAATTTTTACCTCTTGTATATTGAAAACAAAGGAAAGTGGATTGGTTTAGACAAGATTGATGATCGTGCCCACGATATATTCTTTATACCTTCTGTTTTGGTAAATTCTTTCACTAAGGATATTGGGCCGGAATCCTGGAATGACTTCATTGACAATGTCATTGGAGACCTAAAAAAAATTGAAGGCAAGGAGAAAATTGGACAAGATGCCTTCGAGTCGGATGAATATTTTTTGCCCCGTCCCGAAATTGAGGAGGTACTCTACTGGGAAACCTTAAAAATTTTCAAAAGCAAATTAGTATGGAATATTACTGATGATGAAGGGGCTAATCATTCCATTATGGCGAACAGTTTTGAGAGTAGCTGGAAAGCTTTAGCGCAACGGATTAGTACAATAAGCTATGTTTCAAACATAAAAGAGGAAAATGCCAGGATTTATAATGCTAATGTAAATTCGCCTTTTATAAATCTTCTGAAAGAATACAGCAACCTGGGCTATAAGGAAACAGACTTCATCCGAAAATATTTGAAGATATTTGATATAGGTAACGATATCAAAATTGATTATGATCCTAAATACCAGTTGATAAAGGTTATCATAGTTACATTCGATGGTATCGAAAGGGAACTTATTGATTTTGGATATGGCATAAAACAGTTGATACTTATTTTGATCCAGATCAGTATTCTGGCACAGAAGAGTAAAGACTTAAGGCAGGAATATGATGAAGAATACGGCGAGGTTTTTAACGATTATTATGCCCCGGGTATTTTGCTTATCGAGGAGCCGGAATCTAACCTTCACCCTAAATGGCAATCGGTTATGGCAACAATGTTCGCTGAGGCCAACAGCGAATTCAAAATTCAGCTCATCGTTGAAACGCACAGTGAATACCTGATCAGGAAGCTACAGAATTTAGTAGCTGATGGTGAGTTAAAACCACAAAGCGTTAAAATATTCTATCTCAGAAACCTTCATAAGATTGAAGTGGGAAAGGGGCAGGTCGAAAGCCTGTTTATCCAGGATGACGGCAGTATCGATTATACTATGTTTGACAGCGGTTTTTTTGATGAAAGCACTAATTTGGAATTCAGCTTGCTGAATATCCGCCGTGAAAATTTCATAAAGGAATTTGAAGATTTAAAACAAAATAATGACGACAACGTAGATAAAATTGCCGAACTGCAGCAGAAAGTTGATGCCTACACCGACAAGGTAGACCTAAATGCATATAGCCTAACGATTCATAGGCGATTTGACACCTCTAAGCTATCACCCGTAAGCGTCAAGTACCTTGTATCAGGCCAATACCTTTTAAGCAACATCAGTGCAGGAGATGATTTTTCGCCGGTAATCCTCCAGTACGGAAGGACTATTGAGAATGAGCTCCTAAAACTCTTTAACCGGGTTGATTCAAACGGGAACTGGTCTATTGGCAAAATGCAGGCGGCAATGGAACATGCACTTTCACGTAGAGTAATTTTGCGAGGAGCCTTAAATGATGTAACAACTGCACAACGTACCGCTTTGGGAACGCAGCTCCGCAGTACATTTGTTAACCATACAAATTTAAAGGTAGGTTTACTTGACCGCTTGCGAAAAAGACGTAATGAATCCGGACATCCGGGGCATACCAAAACACGGCAAGACGCTGTGGACTACATCCGTGATGCTAACGACTTTCTGGATAAGTGGATTGGTGAAATGCGGTAAAAATAGTATTAAGCAATCTATAGCGATGGCCCTATAATCAAGGTAGAATCGTGCAAGTATTCTTTTTGATACTGATATCACGATACATAATGGCATACCTTATTCAGTTACATTGAAATTAATGGGTCAGCGCTATTACTTATAGTCTAAGGCTTGGCAGCATTTTTTTTTATTTCTTCCTGTACCCATGTGCTAAGCCTTCCACTTTTATTTTCAGCGGCGTAAATTTTTCCGTTGGGCAGGATAACGCATTGGCACTTATCGATCAGCAATTTCAATTTTTGATTTTCCTCAAACACCAACCCGGTATTTTTCAATGATGTAATAAAATGATCGAGGCTATCGTAATTACCCTCCATTACAAATTCCTCTATGTTATCATCGGAACCAAGATCAATTTCACCATTTCTGCAGAGCTCAGCAATGATGACGTGCTGCTTCTCGTCAATCTCAACCGGTAACCATTTTGAATACGCTAAATCCGCCTTAAAAAATTCCTCACCTGGAGAAAAAGCATGATAATGCCATCCCTTGTGTCCCTGCAATTCACCATAGGTAGCATCCATAAAGGCATTCACCTGTTCAACCACCAGGTCATCACCGAATATTTCCGGATCAATACTTTCAAATCTGTATGTCAGCCTGGTCCATAGGACCTCCAGAAAAAATTTCGCAGCATCACGCGATGAACTGGTATAAAATGGCCAGGACCCGTCTTCAAATAGTGGTGCAGCGAAAGGCATTCCATTTTGTTTGTGCATTGTAAACCTATTGCAAATGATGAGATTTGGAAAAT
This genomic interval carries:
- a CDS encoding AAA family ATPase; protein product: MKNIYVALKYEVPASKNTFTASLRAIQVVDKSDQSIVFSFTYRDATDQEKQDHRAIFDAEMTEYEAQKGETTDLMTAFINGNSRWLIPPHQNPLEGYIEWSMNLEKLKSYLSKLRNFYLLYIENKGKWIGLDKIDDRAHDIFFIPSVLVNSFTKDIGPESWNDFIDNVIGDLKKIEGKEKIGQDAFESDEYFLPRPEIEEVLYWETLKIFKSKLVWNITDDEGANHSIMANSFESSWKALAQRISTISYVSNIKEENARIYNANVNSPFINLLKEYSNLGYKETDFIRKYLKIFDIGNDIKIDYDPKYQLIKVIIVTFDGIERELIDFGYGIKQLILILIQISILAQKSKDLRQEYDEEYGEVFNDYYAPGILLIEEPESNLHPKWQSVMATMFAEANSEFKIQLIVETHSEYLIRKLQNLVADGELKPQSVKIFYLRNLHKIEVGKGQVESLFIQDDGSIDYTMFDSGFFDESTNLEFSLLNIRRENFIKEFEDLKQNNDDNVDKIAELQQKVDAYTDKVDLNAYSLTIHRRFDTSKLSPVSVKYLVSGQYLLSNISAGDDFSPVILQYGRTIENELLKLFNRVDSNGNWSIGKMQAAMEHALSRRVILRGALNDVTTAQRTALGTQLRSTFVNHTNLKVGLLDRLRKRRNESGHPGHTKTRQDAVDYIRDANDFLDKWIGEMR
- a CDS encoding AAA family ATPase, encoding MKPIDIIGLKNFRIFDFTTGFLGELSSINILTGANNSGKSSIIKALQMLKNSSKQNQFPLQLDLNQQEHF
- a CDS encoding UvrD-helicase domain-containing protein, with the protein product MSVIYIILLCLSFFGIWLLYKKYILQKKQRQLLISYKEKISEANHYGNNLLGFQKYFARWDEQQYAQKFKDLRKVIKPGYENLGLDEQYIAAIEKFTCTFDEISEIRKAYNDEFVIKDKKAYQHLFDSLEEYPLSADQIEAVIRDEDNNLVLAGAGTGKTTTISAKVAYILEKKLASPQELLIISFTNNAVEEMRERCRKFCKHIPGAEDLDVRTFNSFGYLVNRQCSKQELHLAFGGKEDAAKAFLQENFDKLFLEDADFQRKATNFIAFFNRPDRDEFKFETKDDFIKHEQSFKNETLDGKKVNSKEEMEIGNFFCLFGINYEYEKHYPLEPDDRNADYSSYHPDFFLTDYNIWHEHFGVDREGNVPNWFKTKSPYPTAKEYYQAGMNWKRGIHAKYGTSLIESYSFENAEGSLISNLKQKLVQHGVILEPRKPEDILPLIKKSAYYEDFINLFYTFLGLMKSNAKAPDDIIAKSRDRRLKIFMDVFKPVYHHYETQLRNRSHVDFNDMINHAADYIATGNYSKPYKYILVDEFQDMSLGRYELLKSLKKQNPGLKLYAVGDDWQSIFRFTGSDISIITEFEKHFGFTSTTAIFRTYRFNDEILELSSSFIQKNPSQIRKTLISEREAEEKSFAFIGSEITGNRDAHQEAKELAIRSVLQEISTLKKDAKVFLIGRYHHNIPAGFKALVKDYQALKIEYYTSHGVKGMTCDYAVVLDVNSGILGFPSEMADDPLLGFLLHEGDSFENAEERRVFYVAITRARHKNFLLYNVLNPSKFLIEIMGETDAPGSMAGKCPDCSGQLVERKGPYSAFIGCSNYPQCDFRTRSTIATNNA
- a CDS encoding alpha-ketoglutarate-dependent dioxygenase AlkB, encoding MILFDQTDIFTTGTAGRKIFDLPDLELMQYDGFIPKAHADSYYTILLSNTPWQEYQMPMYDKMVTAPRMIAWYGEQEEAGETALPWTPELLELRDQVQQETGLRFNAVLLNLYRNGNDSVAWHSDREHKIGKNPNIASVTFGQTRPFRFRHKNNKEVGQLEIPLHHGTLLLMSGTTNTFWEHHIPKSAKNMLPRINLTFRQVRNNGNSNGLK